From Priestia aryabhattai, one genomic window encodes:
- the comGB gene encoding competence type IV pilus assembly protein ComGB — protein MGVKTNRQKRWSLAQQAKILKQVSKLLEKGYTLSQALSFLTFQVSKKEKTDIEKCLEQLKRGESLHDAFVKLQFHRDILSYLYFAEQHGNLQFALKESSSMIEEKVRHRKKFQKLVQYPVLLLLFILSVLFVLSTVLLPQFEALYLSFGNKQSSFILLFMKGMSLFPFVLPVVISMPIILSLFYVIYIKKLPPVVQMQLFMRVPVIRTFTRLFNSYFFSVHMSNLLNGGLSIYECFALFQKQEHHPFFQVEAFAFTDQLSSGMRLDHIVSAKSHYEKDLAQVIVHGQQNGELSQELYDYSLFMMERMEQFIFRILKYVQPLTFLFIGIVILLMYMSVMLPMLEVMSSL, from the coding sequence ATGGGGGTAAAGACAAACAGACAAAAAAGGTGGTCTCTTGCTCAGCAAGCTAAAATTCTTAAGCAGGTCTCTAAACTTTTAGAGAAAGGATACACTCTTTCTCAAGCTCTTTCGTTTTTGACGTTTCAAGTATCTAAAAAAGAAAAAACGGATATTGAAAAATGTCTTGAACAATTAAAACGAGGAGAATCTTTACACGATGCTTTTGTTAAACTTCAGTTTCACCGTGATATTTTAAGCTATTTATATTTTGCGGAACAGCATGGAAATCTTCAATTTGCTTTAAAAGAAAGTAGCTCAATGATTGAAGAAAAAGTAAGGCATCGTAAGAAATTTCAAAAGCTTGTTCAATATCCCGTGTTGCTACTCCTGTTTATTCTTTCGGTTTTGTTTGTTTTAAGTACGGTTCTACTTCCACAGTTTGAAGCTCTGTACTTATCCTTTGGAAACAAACAGTCTTCGTTTATCCTCCTGTTTATGAAGGGGATGTCGCTCTTTCCTTTTGTGTTACCTGTAGTCATCAGTATGCCAATCATCCTCTCTTTGTTTTATGTGATTTATATCAAAAAATTGCCTCCAGTAGTTCAAATGCAGCTTTTTATGAGAGTTCCCGTTATCCGAACATTCACAAGGCTATTTAACTCTTACTTTTTTTCTGTTCATATGAGCAATTTATTAAACGGCGGTTTATCTATTTATGAATGCTTTGCTCTTTTTCAAAAGCAGGAGCATCATCCATTTTTTCAAGTAGAAGCTTTTGCTTTTACAGATCAACTTTCCTCAGGAATGCGACTAGATCATATCGTCTCAGCTAAATCTCATTATGAAAAAGACTTGGCTCAAGTTATTGTGCATGGACAGCAGAACGGTGAGCTTTCTCAAGAGCTGTATGATTACAGTTTATTTATGATGGAAAGAATGGAACAATTTATTTTTCGTATTTTAAAATATGTACAGCCACTTACATTTTTATTCATCGGGATTGTCATTCTGCTTATGTATATGTCTGTTATGCTTCCGATGTTAGAAGTGATGTCGAGCTTGTAG
- the comGA gene encoding competence type IV pilus ATPase ComGA — translation MTEIEQFATYVIRDACECRSSDVHIVPRKKDAVIQLRIDQELILKRVISKEMSERLISHFKFLGGMDIGERRKPQNGALTTSIDHYQVNLRLSTLPTSHDESLVIRLLPHQQSTSLKHLSLFPEHTKKLISLLKFSHGLIIFTGPTGSGKTTTLYTLLHEVKHLLNRNVITLEDPIEKPSETVLQVQVNERAGITYTSGLKAILRHDPDIIMVGEIRDSETAKIAVRAALTGHLVLTTMHTKDTKGSLYRLLEFGVSFQEMEQTLVAVAAQRLVEIRCPLCPGKCHPVCKKMRKHRQSSIYELLYGKELSAVMREVKGENADYDYKTLRDVILKGIALGYLYPHSLDGWG, via the coding sequence TTGACCGAAATTGAACAGTTTGCTACTTACGTTATACGAGATGCATGTGAGTGCCGAAGTTCTGATGTGCATATTGTGCCCCGAAAGAAAGATGCTGTGATTCAGCTGCGAATTGACCAGGAGCTTATTTTAAAGAGAGTCATTTCGAAGGAAATGTCTGAACGGCTCATTTCGCATTTTAAATTTTTAGGAGGAATGGATATTGGTGAGCGAAGAAAACCTCAAAATGGTGCCTTGACCACTTCCATTGATCACTACCAAGTAAATCTGCGTTTATCGACTCTTCCTACTTCTCATGATGAAAGTCTTGTTATTAGGCTTTTACCGCATCAACAATCTACATCTCTCAAACATTTATCTCTTTTTCCTGAACATACTAAAAAGCTTATTTCTCTCTTGAAATTCTCTCATGGATTGATTATTTTTACCGGTCCTACAGGATCAGGTAAAACCACTACTTTATATACTCTTTTACACGAAGTAAAACACCTTTTAAATCGAAATGTCATTACTCTAGAAGATCCTATTGAAAAACCGAGTGAAACCGTGCTTCAAGTTCAGGTAAATGAACGCGCAGGGATTACGTACACGAGTGGTTTAAAAGCCATATTGCGCCATGACCCAGACATTATCATGGTGGGAGAAATAAGAGATAGTGAGACAGCCAAAATTGCTGTGAGAGCGGCGCTTACCGGGCACTTGGTTCTGACAACGATGCATACTAAAGATACAAAAGGCTCTTTGTACAGGCTGCTTGAGTTTGGAGTTAGCTTTCAAGAAATGGAACAGACTCTTGTAGCAGTAGCCGCGCAGCGCCTTGTAGAAATTCGCTGTCCGCTGTGTCCCGGAAAATGCCACCCCGTATGTAAAAAAATGAGGAAGCATCGTCAGTCCAGTATATATGAATTGCTTTACGGCAAGGAGCTTAGCGCAGTGATGAGAGAAGTGAAAGGAGAAAATGCGGATTATGATTATAAAACGCTCCGAGATGTTATTCTGAAAGGAATCGCGCTTGGCTATTTATATCCGCATTCGCTAGACGGATGGGGGTAA
- a CDS encoding Spx/MgsR family RNA polymerase-binding regulatory protein, with amino-acid sequence MEEIKFYTYPSCTSCRKTKKWLVKEDINFKERHLFRETPTHKEMLELLSMTTEGMDELLAKRSQEYKKLNVDVDSMTLSEVVNLLIEHPRLLRRPILTDGKKLVVGYNESALKNLVKKKTSLASLVV; translated from the coding sequence ATGGAAGAAATTAAATTTTATACGTACCCGAGCTGTACATCTTGTCGTAAAACGAAAAAGTGGTTAGTGAAGGAAGATATAAATTTTAAAGAGCGTCATTTATTTAGAGAAACACCTACTCATAAAGAAATGCTTGAACTTCTTTCCATGACAACAGAAGGGATGGATGAACTTCTTGCTAAAAGGAGTCAAGAATATAAAAAGTTAAATGTTGATGTGGACAGCATGACGTTATCAGAAGTAGTCAATCTATTAATTGAGCATCCCCGTTTGCTTCGCCGACCAATTTTAACAGATGGCAAAAAGCTTGTAGTAGGCTATAACGAATCCGCTCTTAAAAATTTAGTCAAGAAAAAAACAAGTCTTGCGTCTCTAGTTGTGTAA
- a CDS encoding DUF2626 domain-containing protein yields the protein MERMYRVMGFWTAIFTVMFYLGHMHKTSLLFLAQTGFFVILSYLKLSERMYIYVFGAYLTVFFVGFTYWSTFMMTPGQ from the coding sequence GTGGAAAGAATGTACCGTGTAATGGGGTTCTGGACAGCAATTTTTACTGTAATGTTTTACCTCGGTCACATGCATAAGACTTCTTTACTCTTTTTAGCTCAAACAGGCTTTTTTGTAATTCTTAGTTATTTAAAGCTGTCTGAAAGAATGTACATTTACGTTTTCGGAGCATATTTGACCGTCTTTTTTGTGGGGTTCACGTACTGGTCAACTTTTATGATGACACCAGGACAGTAA
- a CDS encoding MBL fold metallo-hydrolase, whose amino-acid sequence MNYHRIPLGPIQTNCYVVANEKRECLIFDPGAQGKQLVEFLEKQTYKPLAILLTHAHFDHIGGVEEMKNHYSIPLYVHKNEKEWLHNSDLNGSKFFDLGEITAPDATDIISSEGNLTIGSFQFEVYETPGHSPGSVSYYFKPGNFVVSGDALFAGGIGRTDLPGGNQAQLLESIESKLLSLPEDTLVLSGHGPETTVGHEMDQNPFLNGF is encoded by the coding sequence ATGAACTATCATCGTATACCGCTAGGACCTATTCAAACGAATTGTTACGTCGTTGCTAACGAAAAAAGAGAATGTTTAATTTTTGATCCGGGAGCTCAGGGAAAACAGCTGGTTGAATTTCTCGAAAAACAAACGTATAAACCATTAGCTATTTTGCTGACACACGCTCATTTCGATCACATTGGAGGAGTAGAGGAGATGAAGAATCACTACTCTATCCCGCTTTATGTACATAAAAACGAAAAAGAATGGCTTCATAATAGTGACTTAAACGGTTCGAAATTTTTTGACTTAGGAGAAATCACAGCTCCAGATGCAACCGATATTATTTCATCCGAAGGCAATTTAACAATCGGTTCATTCCAATTTGAGGTGTATGAAACGCCTGGTCATTCTCCTGGCAGCGTTTCATATTATTTCAAACCGGGTAACTTTGTAGTATCTGGTGACGCGCTTTTTGCAGGCGGCATCGGACGCACAGATTTACCTGGAGGTAATCAAGCTCAGCTGTTAGAAAGCATCGAATCGAAATTGCTGTCCCTTCCAGAAGATACGCTTGTACTAAGCGGTCACGGACCTGAAACAACTGTGGGACACGAAATGGATCAAAATCCTTTTCTAAATGGTTTTTAA
- a CDS encoding DUF2759 domain-containing protein, with product MGLMIIFALTTLLGVFAAISSFRNKNILGIGFSVLTFGVFGWFTVMTIIHHGYPAVHH from the coding sequence GTGGGTCTTATGATTATTTTTGCACTAACAACATTGCTAGGCGTATTTGCAGCTATTTCATCTTTTAGAAATAAAAACATATTAGGCATTGGTTTTTCGGTACTAACATTCGGTGTATTCGGATGGTTTACCGTGATGACCATTATACATCACGGCTATCCGGCGGTACATCATTAA
- a CDS encoding M14 family metallopeptidase, producing MRVVDIQKPYDYTRTIKDIQTLLTYYPYGSLEWIGCSVLGKPIPHILIGNGERKVHINASFHANEWITTNVLLQFIEDYLAALHYDQALNGQDARALFDQITLSAVPVVNPDGVDLVLKGPAVSEPYASFLSKIGRDFPDFQSWKANIRGVDLNNQFPAYWEIEKKRKEPKAPHYRDFPGYESLSEPEAQAMVKLVERHDFDCVIALHTQGEEFYWGYMNEEPEEAEEIASYFERVSGYKAVKTIDSHAGFKDWFILEKKKLGFTLELGKGINPLPLSQISRVYNPTRAILVAAMDYLSI from the coding sequence ATGCGAGTTGTAGATATCCAAAAGCCATACGATTACACGCGAACAATAAAAGATATACAAACACTTTTGACGTATTATCCCTATGGTTCTCTTGAATGGATAGGGTGCAGCGTACTTGGAAAGCCGATCCCTCATATTTTAATTGGAAACGGAGAGAGAAAGGTTCATATTAATGCGTCTTTTCATGCTAATGAATGGATTACCACGAATGTTCTTCTACAGTTTATTGAAGATTATTTAGCTGCTCTTCACTATGACCAGGCGTTAAATGGGCAGGATGCAAGAGCTCTTTTTGATCAAATTACGCTTTCTGCGGTTCCGGTTGTTAACCCAGACGGAGTAGATCTGGTCTTAAAAGGTCCTGCTGTAAGTGAACCTTATGCGTCTTTTCTTTCTAAAATAGGGAGAGATTTTCCAGATTTTCAAAGTTGGAAAGCAAATATCCGAGGGGTGGACTTAAACAATCAGTTTCCAGCTTATTGGGAAATCGAAAAAAAGCGTAAAGAACCTAAAGCGCCGCATTATCGAGATTTTCCAGGCTATGAATCTCTCTCTGAACCTGAAGCTCAGGCAATGGTAAAACTCGTTGAGCGTCATGATTTTGATTGTGTGATTGCTTTACATACCCAAGGAGAAGAATTTTATTGGGGGTATATGAATGAAGAGCCGGAGGAAGCAGAGGAAATAGCAAGCTATTTTGAAAGGGTAAGTGGTTATAAAGCAGTTAAAACGATTGATAGTCACGCGGGATTTAAGGATTGGTTTATTTTAGAAAAGAAAAAGCTGGGGTTCACCTTAGAACTGGGGAAAGGAATTAATCCGCTGCCTTTATCTCAAATATCGCGCGTGTATAATCCGACCAGGGCTATTTTAGTTGCGGCAATGGATTATCTATCTATTTAA
- a CDS encoding ROK family glucokinase, whose translation MDDKWLVGVDLGGTTIKMAFINHYGEIIHKWEINTDVSEQGRKIPTDIAKAIDKKLNDLGEVKSRLVGIGIGAPGPVNFANGSIEVAVNLGWEKFPIKDILEVETSLPVVVDNDANIAAIGEMWKGAGDGAKDLLCVTLGTGVGGGVIANGEIVQGVNGAAGEIGHITSIPEGGAPCNCGKTGCLETIASATGIVRLTMEELTETDKPSELRTVLEQNGQVTSKDVFDAARSKDELAMHVVDKVAFHLGLALANSANALNPEKIVLGGGVSRAGEVLLTPVRDYFKRFAFPRVAQGAELAIATLGNDAGIIGGAWLVKSYFE comes from the coding sequence ATGGATGACAAATGGTTAGTTGGAGTTGATTTAGGCGGTACAACAATAAAAATGGCCTTTATTAATCATTATGGAGAAATCATTCACAAGTGGGAAATCAATACGGATGTGAGCGAGCAAGGCCGTAAAATTCCAACGGATATTGCAAAAGCAATTGATAAAAAGTTAAACGATCTTGGAGAAGTAAAGTCAAGGTTAGTGGGAATTGGTATTGGTGCACCGGGGCCTGTCAACTTTGCAAACGGTTCGATTGAAGTAGCTGTCAATTTAGGGTGGGAAAAGTTTCCTATCAAAGATATCTTGGAAGTAGAAACTTCTCTTCCTGTTGTGGTAGACAATGATGCAAACATTGCAGCGATTGGAGAAATGTGGAAAGGTGCTGGAGACGGAGCAAAAGATTTGCTTTGTGTTACGCTTGGCACAGGTGTTGGTGGCGGTGTCATTGCCAACGGTGAAATTGTACAAGGTGTAAATGGAGCAGCTGGTGAGATCGGCCACATCACATCTATTCCTGAAGGCGGAGCGCCATGTAACTGCGGCAAAACCGGCTGTTTAGAAACAATTGCTTCAGCAACTGGAATTGTACGTTTAACAATGGAAGAATTAACGGAAACGGACAAACCAAGTGAGCTTCGTACAGTGTTAGAGCAAAATGGACAAGTCACATCTAAAGATGTATTTGATGCAGCTCGTTCAAAAGACGAGTTAGCTATGCATGTTGTAGACAAAGTTGCCTTTCATTTAGGTCTAGCACTAGCAAACTCTGCTAATGCATTAAACCCTGAGAAGATCGTTCTAGGCGGTGGTGTGTCTCGTGCAGGCGAGGTATTACTTACACCGGTAAGAGATTATTTCAAACGTTTTGCATTTCCTCGCGTAGCGCAAGGTGCTGAACTAGCAATTGCTACTTTAGGAAATGATGCGGGAATTATTGGAGGAGCTTGGTTAGTTAAATCTTATTTTGAATAA
- a CDS encoding YqgQ family protein — MNTLYDVQQLLKSFGIFIYVGDRTADLELMEAEVKELYQSNLIDVRDYQMAILLLRRELKQQKEKKDE, encoded by the coding sequence ATGAATACGTTATATGATGTACAACAATTATTAAAGTCCTTCGGCATTTTTATATACGTGGGCGATCGTACTGCTGATTTAGAGCTGATGGAAGCGGAAGTGAAAGAGTTATATCAGTCTAATTTGATTGATGTACGTGATTATCAAATGGCAATTCTTTTGCTTCGTCGAGAGTTAAAACAACAAAAAGAGAAAAAGGATGAATGA
- a CDS encoding rhomboid family intramembrane serine protease: MSRQDFYYLQLAQQLLGHSSYELISMKADASELWFQSPHRKDKSIVRIVRRNFKSAVEQQKDVLYALQRAENVRKQSGKSTLTLNTIYFADFDPFYTEQSLESAPSPSKVNSYVEQLTAEKASAYEPLFEQLGLTLESADNFSSVEEAQRIEQWKNEIVLFVQKKQSEEQQIAGDGKPIFTYIFLALQILMFLFLEWKSSTQNTLTLIQYGAKYNPLIMEGEWWRFFTPMILHIGLLHLLMNSVALYYLGTLVERIYGSGRFVFIYIFAGFAGALGSFIWNTSISAGASGAIFGCFGALLFLARTNPRFFFRTMGSSFIVIIVINLIFGLVAPNVDNAGHIGGLVGGFLAASIVSLPKQKKLYIQIPAFICTLLLVGSLLFYGYHERSVYQDEPYALSVAATYLQQKQYEEAKDAIKLFIEKGTSNSDVYFISASAEFYLENYKEAKNQLKQAIKYDSTYHQAYYKLALVNIKLNDIQAATKNIDKAIALEPQSKKYEKLKRQLQN, translated from the coding sequence TTGTCTAGGCAAGATTTTTATTATTTGCAGCTGGCACAGCAATTGCTTGGCCATTCTTCATATGAGTTGATTTCGATGAAAGCTGATGCTTCAGAGTTATGGTTTCAATCTCCGCATCGCAAAGACAAGTCAATTGTCCGCATAGTCCGCCGGAATTTCAAATCAGCCGTTGAGCAGCAAAAAGATGTATTATATGCATTACAAAGAGCTGAGAATGTGCGAAAGCAGAGCGGTAAATCAACGCTTACTCTTAACACGATTTACTTTGCGGATTTTGATCCTTTTTATACAGAGCAATCCTTAGAAAGTGCGCCAAGTCCCTCTAAAGTGAATAGCTACGTTGAACAACTAACGGCAGAGAAAGCAAGTGCTTATGAACCTCTATTCGAACAGCTTGGTCTTACATTAGAAAGCGCAGACAATTTCTCTTCCGTAGAAGAAGCCCAGCGAATAGAACAGTGGAAAAATGAAATTGTGCTTTTTGTGCAGAAAAAACAAAGCGAAGAACAACAAATAGCTGGGGATGGAAAACCTATTTTTACATATATATTTTTAGCGCTGCAAATCTTAATGTTTCTATTTCTGGAGTGGAAAAGCAGTACACAAAATACGCTCACTCTGATTCAATACGGAGCTAAATACAACCCCTTAATCATGGAAGGAGAATGGTGGCGTTTTTTTACACCCATGATTTTGCATATAGGACTTCTGCATTTGCTTATGAATAGTGTAGCCTTGTATTACCTAGGAACGCTTGTAGAGAGGATATATGGCAGCGGGCGTTTTGTCTTTATTTATATATTTGCCGGGTTTGCAGGGGCTCTAGGAAGTTTTATATGGAATACGTCTATTTCGGCAGGGGCCTCAGGCGCCATTTTTGGTTGCTTTGGAGCTTTATTGTTTTTAGCAAGAACAAATCCGCGCTTCTTTTTTCGAACAATGGGGTCGAGTTTCATTGTTATCATTGTGATTAACTTGATTTTTGGGTTAGTTGCGCCGAACGTCGATAATGCAGGGCATATTGGAGGCTTGGTTGGCGGATTTTTAGCTGCGAGCATCGTCAGTTTACCGAAACAAAAAAAGCTTTATATTCAAATTCCGGCTTTCATTTGCACGCTCTTATTAGTAGGAAGTCTGCTTTTTTATGGATATCATGAGCGTTCTGTTTATCAAGATGAGCCCTATGCACTCAGCGTAGCCGCTACGTATCTTCAGCAGAAGCAGTATGAAGAAGCAAAGGACGCCATTAAGCTTTTTATTGAAAAAGGGACAAGCAATAGTGACGTATATTTCATCAGTGCTAGTGCTGAATTTTACCTTGAAAATTATAAAGAAGCTAAAAATCAATTGAAGCAAGCTATAAAGTATGATTCAACTTATCATCAAGCTTATTACAAGTTGGCTCTGGTGAATATCAAATTGAATGATATTCAAGCAGCTACAAAAAATATAGATAAAGCAATTGCGCTTGAACCACAAAGTAAAAAATATGAAAAGCTGAAGCGACAGCTACAAAATTAA
- a CDS encoding DUF92 domain-containing protein — translation MNPFDIVMIIVILLMAGAGYIAKALTVSGACMSFIVGASVYIGFSLQGFLLLLLFFSTSTLCSKYKKEKKRVLEEKLQKHDRRDYIQVLANGGVAAACGLLYAATALPVCMWMFMISISAANADTWASEIGSLSKKPPFYIWPLKRVEAGTSGAVSLLGTVAGAAGAFLIAAACYFAFPSVSLSSILLVGCFGFIGNAIDTLLGASVQVRFRCQSCGIETERKDHCRKSTVKEKGITFFNNDVVNLASILLAAFTGGILILLLPI, via the coding sequence GTGAATCCGTTTGATATTGTCATGATAATCGTAATATTACTCATGGCAGGAGCAGGCTACATAGCAAAAGCACTGACTGTATCGGGAGCCTGCATGTCTTTTATCGTAGGAGCGAGCGTTTATATCGGTTTTTCGCTTCAAGGTTTTTTACTCTTACTCTTATTTTTTAGCACCTCTACGTTGTGTAGTAAGTACAAAAAAGAAAAAAAACGTGTATTAGAAGAAAAGCTGCAAAAGCACGACAGGCGAGATTATATTCAAGTCCTTGCTAACGGAGGTGTAGCTGCTGCTTGCGGTTTGTTATATGCTGCAACAGCTTTGCCTGTTTGCATGTGGATGTTTATGATCAGTATTTCAGCTGCTAATGCCGACACATGGGCATCTGAAATAGGGTCTCTTAGTAAGAAGCCGCCGTTTTACATTTGGCCGTTAAAGAGAGTAGAAGCGGGTACCTCAGGAGCCGTTTCGCTGTTAGGCACAGTAGCCGGAGCAGCCGGAGCTTTTCTTATTGCTGCCGCTTGTTATTTTGCTTTTCCATCCGTATCGCTGAGTAGTATATTGCTAGTCGGGTGCTTTGGTTTTATTGGCAACGCTATAGACACTCTTCTTGGAGCAAGTGTGCAAGTTCGCTTTCGCTGTCAAAGCTGCGGTATTGAAACGGAACGGAAAGATCATTGTCGTAAATCAACGGTAAAAGAAAAAGGAATAACTTTTTTTAACAATGATGTTGTGAATCTTGCTTCTATTTTGCTTGCTGCTTTTACAGGCGGAATCCTTATACTGCTTTTACCTATATAA
- a CDS encoding 5-formyltetrahydrofolate cyclo-ligase — translation MKSHLRKEMKRVLNLISEEQHEAHSTSIANALYETYLWKEARVVAVTVSRNKEVNTKAIIERAWKDGKKVAVPKCNPTTSQMVFYEITNFSQLETVYYGLAEPIVEETVPVSKSSIDLLLVPGVVYSKNGYRIGYGGGYYDRYLTNYTGHKLSLAFDCQVVSEVPYESHDVPVEYILTEKELICCESV, via the coding sequence ATGAAATCTCATCTGCGCAAAGAGATGAAGCGCGTTCTTAATTTAATTTCTGAAGAGCAGCACGAGGCACATTCAACGAGCATAGCAAATGCACTGTATGAAACTTATTTATGGAAAGAAGCTAGAGTCGTTGCAGTTACGGTTTCAAGAAATAAAGAAGTTAATACGAAAGCTATCATTGAACGTGCTTGGAAAGATGGAAAGAAAGTAGCTGTTCCAAAGTGCAACCCCACAACATCTCAAATGGTCTTCTACGAGATTACGAATTTTTCACAGCTTGAAACAGTTTACTACGGTTTAGCCGAACCAATTGTTGAAGAAACTGTTCCCGTTTCAAAATCTTCAATTGATTTACTCCTTGTTCCTGGCGTGGTATATAGCAAAAATGGATATCGTATCGGCTATGGTGGCGGCTATTACGACCGTTACTTAACAAACTATACCGGACATAAGCTAAGCCTTGCGTTTGATTGTCAAGTCGTTTCAGAGGTTCCATATGAATCTCACGATGTTCCCGTTGAATATATTTTGACAGAGAAGGAGCTTATTTGCTGTGAATCCGTTTGA
- the rpmG gene encoding 50S ribosomal protein L33 — MRVNVTLACTETGDRNYITTKNKRNNPDRLELKKYSPRLKKVTLHRETK, encoded by the coding sequence ATGCGCGTAAACGTTACATTAGCTTGCACTGAAACTGGTGACCGTAATTACATTACAACTAAAAACAAGCGTAATAACCCAGATCGTCTTGAGTTAAAAAAATACAGCCCAAGACTTAAAAAAGTTACACTTCATCGTGAAACAAAGTAA